The genomic interval TCCattctaaaaagttttaaaaatcatgttgcattTGCAATATGGGCAGGAGAGAtaagttatattaatttttttaatatttatctttataatttaaagGATTACGTACTGcaagtttttataatttaaataattaggtatttgaattttttaacagGAAAGAGGCATATTAAAATGTAGAAGTCATGGCCTTAAAATTCCTGAATGGCCATTGGATAATCAGTCTCGTGTTCGTGATATTGTTATAGGGTCTAGTTTGTCACCATTGCTAGAGTGTACTTATCGATATACAAATTATGCTATAGTCTCAGCATTTACAGAGAGATGGCAGCCTGAGACTAATTCATTTCATTTACCATTTGGAGAGATAAGTATAACATTATATGATGTTGCTGTTATTTTGAAGATTCTAGTAACCGGAAGATTTGTATCTGTGCCTCATCATTTGACACCTAGTTGATAgtttactcttggtaataaaataattttgataatgattatataaaaatcaatctcTTTTATATGAgttatataaatgagaaaatcaatccttaagtttgaagcaagatatgaaaatatataagtAATGTTAAGTATAGTTGAGTAtgttttaaattctaaataaattcatttttgataatctcaacttgcttttaaaagaatcaaaatgaggatttgttaagttttcaatcttttcaaatggatagtcaactatgtggtttaatgctgttgactatgcctaaatatagtcgactatgttataaggatagtcgattatgcttgttcagtctgtcgactatttttgcatctgtcgactatcatgtaagaatagtcgactatgacttttcatctatcgactatatttgttcataaatttcaaaatcctcttcatatttttgcatctgtcgattatgtctatgtgtctgtcgactatgggtaatttgtgttagaagatagtcgactatgctttcttatttgtcgactatgtcttgttttacttgaaaatatagtcaactatgcattttcttttgtcgactatatcttttgcagaaagcttctaatgactagtttttcaatctctaacgGTAAAAAAACTGCTAGTTTCGGGCAAAgattttgggaagcctatatatacaactcaaggatgatAAAGAGAAGTCTAATGAATGAAAAGGAAATGATTTGAACTTACatcgtatacacatttgtatttata from Diospyros lotus cultivar Yz01 chromosome 8, ASM1463336v1, whole genome shotgun sequence carries:
- the LOC127807696 gene encoding protein MAIN-LIKE 1-like yields the protein MGHCMVRGRRGEASSSRQPSSSRERPTTSTSRRRRIESSSEPPISEAVEEPVADYGTPVEEHPNPNQGEATNQPSSSQHDDISKPLSGGPSDRSILKSFKNHVAFAIWERGILKCRSHGLKIPEWPLDNQSRVRDIVIGSSLSPLLECTYRYTNYAIVSAFTERWQPETNSFHLPFGEISITLYDVAVILKILVTGRFVSVPHHLTPS